In one window of Bdellovibrio bacteriovorus W DNA:
- a CDS encoding methyltransferase (COG0500 SAM-dependent methyltransferases), with product MAENSFPYLHGFSKDEQERLRKQARFGEFTVYQNINFSSVQNLLEVGCGVGAQTEILLRRFPDLKITGIDRSTKQLESARERLSSLSSTQGRFDLQEMDATAMEFAVNSFDGAFLCWILEHVPDPIRVLSEVRRVLRPGSPVYVTEVLNSSFFLDPYSPNVWKYWMAFNEYQLEQKGDPFVGAKLGNFLMQLGYRDVQTEVKTWFLDNRSPRARKDCIEYWTELLLSASEQLIESNYVSEEIVKEMKTEMARVANDPNAVFYYSFVQARAVT from the coding sequence GTGGCAGAAAACTCTTTTCCCTACCTTCATGGTTTTTCAAAAGATGAACAAGAAAGACTGCGCAAACAAGCCCGTTTTGGCGAGTTCACGGTCTATCAAAATATCAATTTCTCTTCTGTGCAGAATCTCTTAGAGGTGGGTTGTGGGGTAGGGGCACAGACAGAAATTCTACTCAGAAGATTTCCTGATCTTAAGATCACGGGGATAGATCGCAGCACGAAACAGCTTGAATCTGCACGGGAAAGGCTTTCTTCGCTGTCATCGACGCAGGGAAGATTTGATCTTCAAGAGATGGATGCTACGGCCATGGAGTTTGCGGTGAACTCTTTTGATGGAGCTTTTCTATGTTGGATTTTAGAACACGTCCCAGATCCTATTCGCGTGCTTTCAGAGGTGCGTAGAGTTTTACGACCTGGTTCGCCGGTCTATGTGACCGAAGTTTTAAATTCGTCCTTCTTTTTAGATCCCTATTCGCCGAACGTATGGAAATACTGGATGGCATTCAACGAATATCAACTCGAGCAAAAAGGGGACCCCTTTGTCGGAGCAAAGTTAGGAAACTTTCTTATGCAGTTGGGATACCGCGATGTTCAGACTGAAGTGAAAACTTGGTTCTTAGACAATAGATCACCAAGGGCTCGGAAAGACTGTATTGAGTATTGGACAGAGTTACTACTTAGCGCCAGTGAGCAGTTGATCGAATCAAACTATGTCTCTGAAGAAATCGTTAAAGAAATGAAAACCGAGATGGCCCGAGTAGCTAACGATCCTAATGCTGTATTTTATTATTCGTTTGTTCAAGCCCGAGCGGTGACTTAA